The Moorena producens PAL-8-15-08-1 genomic interval TGGGTAGGCCTTGGGCGAGTAACCAGATGATTTGATAGTGTGAGCGCTCAATCCCATCAGTTGTCTGACGGTAACGTTGTTCGTTCTTGATCAATGTAGTAATGCGGGATGATACTGATTCGTTTGGGCATAGTGGCTTCGAGCCTCAGCAACTCTTCTATATTAGGTGCATTTAAGCTGACATGCTATTACAAGGTGCGGACGCAGGTTCCGCACACAGAACCCAAACCATGAGCGACTGCCGTGGTTTCCCCCATGAGCGACTGCATCAAGACAGGGAATCTGCCTCAAAGAAGACTTTAGGAATTGCGCAGTAATAATTCTCCAATTTCTGCATACTAATTGAGAGGTGTAACTCTTGCTTATCAAGGAATTACGTTCCTCAATCCTTGTCAAAATTAGCCTGTAATAGGTAAGTTATTTTTGCGCAACTCCTTACCTCATCAGTGCACTCAACGCTATATAATCGATCAGAAATGACAGATAAAGAATGATATAGCAACAACAATAATAATAAAGACTCCATCAGCTTTATCCTAGTTGTCACTATTTCTATCAATTGACACTCCCCGCCCTGGAAGGACGGGGATTCTTGCTTCCACGGGGTGACTTGTTATCCCTTGCCGGAGCCAGGAAAAATAGAGGTCTCCTTGGAGACGAAACCTGATTAATAGTGGAGCCTTACTACAAAACCTTTCCCCTATGCTGCATAACCGACCGACGCTTATTGGCTCCACTATTCTTACGGTAACTTTAAATCCACAAGCGTATTTGGTCTATGACCTAGGTTTCGGTGTGCCGGAAACGCGCGCCTTAGAATAGTGGAGCCTTAATCAAAAGCGATGCAGCAAGGGAACAGGGGGTTTCCCCCATGAGCGACTGCATCAAGAAAGGTTAAAACTTTTTACTCATAGCCGACTAACTATAAAGGCTCCACTATTCTTACGGTAACTTCTAACCCCACCGTACCTAAAATAGATAACAAATTTAGATAAACATTTTTTTGATCTTAGACTTTCATAGACGTCCAAATCGTTAGACTTGCACAGTGCAACATGATTATCTCAAAACATGTTTTTTACACTGTCTACTTATTCAAGATCATGTTTATTTAGAACATTAATTATTTTTTTGTTATAATTTAATAATAACACGGTGCGATCAAACTGTCAATACATAGATGCTCCTTTGGAGCCTTCAGTTGCGAACAAAAAAAAGCCGTCCTTCTAGGACGGGGCTTTAAACCCAAAATTTTTGGTAAAGTATTTTTTGATAAACTTAGTAGGGAGCACAGGGCAAATTAATCTAAAGTTAGTTAATAAATAAATTAATGCTTGATAGTATCAGGGATATCAAGGTAAGCGATCGCTTGCTGGGATTAGCGATCGCTAATGTTAGTTTTGTTACTTAGCTTAAACAAACGTAATAAACTTTAAGTTTTACCAGAAGAAATTAGTTAAGCGATCGCTAAGTTATAATAGCAGCTAATTTATGCTAGTAAGCCAAATATATAGGGTTTGCCCCTAGTTGGCAATCATGAAGCTGAATCAAATTCTTAATCAAATTAAAGTCTCTCTAACCCCTTCGTCAAATAAAACTCATTACCAAAAGGTTGAAAAAATAGCTTATAAGCTTTACCAAAATCGCCTACTAGTAAAAGGGGAAGGGGATGCGGAGCAAGACTGGCATAAAGCTGAGCAAATTCTTAAAAATCCTTTGACGTTAGCTTTGTTCAAGTGCCATCAACCTTTCATCAGCATAGAAAAAAAGTTTTTAGAGCCTGTTCTGGATTATCTGAATAGATTAGCATTGCTAGAAATTTTAGGACTAGTGGGTAATCTATCTCTACTTGTTGGTGTGATTGTCTTTATTGCTGGTGAGCAGGATAGACGAAATGCTGAAGTTTATCAGGCATGGCAAGTAGTTACAGCAGCCTATGACCAAGCTGGCAGTGGCGGCAGAAAAGAAGCTCTGGAATTCCTAAACTCAAGACCAAGGCGTATTCCCTGGTTTTGGTTGACCTGGCGGAGACAGAGCTTAGAAGGTTTAGAGGCTCCAAAGGCTTATTTAAAGGGAGTCCAACTCTCTCGTGCTAACTTATTTAATGCTAATTTACAAGACGCTGATTTATCTGAAGCTAATTGACACAAAGCTCGTTTATCTAGAGCTAATTTACACAAAGCTATTTTAGATGAAGCTAAGTTACAGGGAGCTTATTTAGGGCGTGTCTGCAAACTGTTGTATGCTAAGTAAAAAGACCCACGGAAGTAGCACAAAAACGAATGGAGATTGCTAACAGAGGCGAGTTAACCGACGAACAGTGGGAAAAGCTTAAGCCCTTATTACCACCTCAAAAAGCTTGGACAGGAAAACCAGCACATGACAATCGTTCCATCATTAATGGGATTCTCACCGATCTTGAGAACAGGCGCACCCATAAGAGATTTACCTCCGGATTACGGAATTCACAGTACAGTCTCCAGTCGGTTCTACCGATGGCGAAAAGCTGGTATTTGGGATCAAATTTGGGCAGGTCTTCAACAAAAAGCTGATGTCGAAGGGCTGATTGATTGGGAAGTCCATTAAGCCTACAGTACCGTAGTCAGAGCACATCAACATGCGGCTGGAGCAAAAGGGGGCAAGAAAACCAAGCTAAGCGGCGTAGTAAGGGAGGTTTTTCTACAAAAGTCCACAAAGCGAGCGGAAGGATTTGGAAAACCAATGGTTTTTGTCCTAACATCAGGTGAACGTCATGACACCATTGCTTTTGATGACTTACTGACTGGAGGAAAGTAAGCGCGAATTGGAAGAGGAAGACCAAAAAGTCGATTTCGCTACTTTAATGGTGATAAAGCTTACAGTAGTCAAGCAATTAGAGAAAAACTGCGTTTTCAGCGATGCAGCGCGGTCTTGGGGGTTTCCCCCATGAGCGACTGCATCAAGACAGGGAGCAACCCCTGTTATTCCCCCCGAAAAGCAATGAGAGAAAACGAGAACGTTTCAATCGTGGTCTGTATAGAGAACGAAATCGAGTCGAACGACTTATTAATCGCCTATAGCTTAATCGACGAATTGCAACTCGTTATGAGAAATA includes:
- a CDS encoding pentapeptide repeat-containing protein, with amino-acid sequence MKLNQILNQIKVSLTPSSNKTHYQKVEKIAYKLYQNRLLVKGEGDAEQDWHKAEQILKNPLTLALFKCHQPFISIEKKFLEPVLDYLNRLALLEILGLVGNLSLLVGVIVFIAGEQDRRNAEVYQAWQVVTAAYDQAGSGGRKEALEFLNSRPRRIPWFWLTWRRQSLEGLEAPKAYLKGVQLSRANLFNANLQDADLSEAN